A genomic window from Quercus lobata isolate SW786 chromosome 10, ValleyOak3.0 Primary Assembly, whole genome shotgun sequence includes:
- the LOC115964841 gene encoding uncharacterized protein LOC115964841: MDFHYDIDFIFPNDEPPFDSSSDDDELELTLAIAIEELNNEGASTSHRRSVQPHKFIWRNPLQVHDRLFHNYFAKTPVYPPNVFQKRFRMSHSLILRIHSRVEATEPYFVQKRNAANTLGLSSLQKMTATIRMLAYGVSADFMDEYLRIGETTTIKSLKKFVKVVVSIFSKEYLRSPNNNDITRLLAVGQHRGFSRMLGSIGCMHWKWKNCLSKWKGQYIGHTCDPMIILEIVASYDLWIWHAFFGLPRSHNDINVLEWSSIFSELAKGHAPLVNYLINGNDYSMEYYLANSIYPSWATFVKTISAP, encoded by the coding sequence ATGGATTTCCATTATgacattgattttatttttccaaatgatGAGCCTCCATTTGACTcatcttctgatgatgatgagtTGGAACTTACTTTAGCTATTGCCATAGAAGAATTAAACAATGAAGGAGCATCAACATCACATCGTCGTTCGGTTCAACCTCACAAGTTTATCTGGCGTAATCCTTTGCAAGTTCATGACCGGCTTTTCCAtaattattttgctaaaacacCAGTGTATCCTCCTAATGTATTTCAAAAGAGGTTTCGAATGAGTCATTCTCTTATTCTACGTATCCATTCAAGAGTTGAAGCTACTGAACCATACtttgttcaaaaaagaaatgcgGCAAACACACTTGGGTTATCTTCCCTTCAAAAGATGACCGCTACAATCAGAATGCTTGCTTATGGAGTGTCAGCGGATTTCATGGATGAATACTTGAGGATTGGAGAAACCACTACaataaaaagcttaaaaaaatttgttaaagtgGTAGTTTCAATCTTTTCTAAAGAGTATTTGAGGTCACCAAACAACAATGACATTACAAGGTTGTTAGCGGTTGGCCAACACCGTGGATTTTCAAGAATGCTGGGGAGCATTGGCTGCATGCATTGGAAATGGAAGAATTGTCTAAGTAAGTGGAAAGGTCAATATATTGGTCATACCTGTGATCCAATGATAATTTTGGAAATCGTGGCGTCATATGACCTTTGGATATGGCATGCATTTTTTGGGTTACCGAGGTCTCACAATGACATCAATGTCCTAGAGTGGTCTTCTATATTTTCTGAGCTTGCTAAAGGGCATGCTCCTCTGGTTAATTATTTGATAAATGGTAATGACTATTCGATGGAGTACTATCTTGCAAATAGTATATATCCATCATGGGCAACATTTGTCAAAACAATTTCAGCACCATAA